In the genome of Candidatus Binatia bacterium, one region contains:
- a CDS encoding glycine zipper domain-containing protein, which yields MMKRGLSIALFEIFVAAILFAGCSGGPLTTREKGAAIGGVGGAAAGGLIGATVGHPIAGAAIGAGIGLGAGALIGDYMQGQETQQQQQIKRNQSEIDRQRLEAERLRRQRAEY from the coding sequence ATGATGAAACGTGGGTTATCGATCGCGCTTTTTGAAATTTTCGTGGCCGCCATCCTCTTCGCAGGCTGCTCCGGCGGTCCATTGACCACACGAGAAAAGGGCGCCGCCATCGGCGGTGTGGGCGGCGCGGCGGCAGGCGGGTTGATCGGCGCAACCGTAGGCCATCCCATAGCCGGTGCCGCGATCGGCGCCGGCATCGGCCTTGGGGCCGGGGCGCTCATCGGCGATTACATGCAAGGCCAGGAAACCCAGCAACAGCAACAGATCAAGCGCAACCAATCGGAAATCGATCGCCAGCGCCTCGAGGCTGAGCGTTTGCGCCGTCAACGGGCCGAGTATTAA
- a CDS encoding YSC84-related protein: MRAIIFLIAVTLLSACSTLAPQDAMQADVEQAAAIIARFQSFNPDQAIPPAILRSARGLAILTVTKAGFIGSVRGGTGVVVARTQNGWSGPSAIGTGGLGVGFQAGAEVSEFVIVLNTPAAIDAFARGGNVTLGGNLTIAAGPVGRSAEAGVSLQAAMYSYSQSQGLFAGISLEGTVIGTRDELNAAYYGSPVAARDILAGNVQPPARAQRLLAVLPIY; this comes from the coding sequence ATGAGAGCAATTATTTTTTTAATCGCTGTAACTTTACTCAGCGCCTGCTCCACGCTCGCTCCGCAGGACGCCATGCAAGCCGACGTCGAGCAGGCGGCGGCGATCATCGCGCGCTTCCAGTCGTTTAACCCGGATCAAGCGATTCCGCCCGCGATCCTGCGCAGCGCGAGAGGCTTGGCGATCCTTACCGTTACGAAAGCCGGCTTCATCGGCAGCGTCAGGGGCGGCACCGGAGTTGTCGTTGCGCGAACCCAAAATGGTTGGAGCGGTCCCTCGGCCATCGGCACCGGAGGGCTGGGAGTCGGCTTTCAGGCCGGCGCCGAGGTATCGGAGTTTGTCATTGTCCTCAACACTCCCGCTGCCATCGACGCTTTCGCGCGAGGCGGCAACGTTACTCTTGGAGGCAACCTGACCATAGCGGCGGGGCCCGTCGGACGGTCTGCCGAGGCCGGCGTGAGCTTACAGGCGGCGATGTATTCTTACAGCCAGAGCCAGGGACTTTTCGCCGGCATTTCTCTGGAAGGCACGGTCATCGGCACCCGTGACGAGCTAAACGCGGCGTACTACGGGAGCCCGGTTGCGGCGAGAGACATTCTTGCCGGGAACGTGCAGCCGCCCGCCCGTGCCCAGAGATTACTGGCTGTTCTACCGATATACTGA
- a CDS encoding PBPRA1643 family SWIM/SEC-C metal-binding motif protein: MGNKITDIGRMKSIVDEESRLRNLAGKKTAKLGTEKNPAVVHVRTEKRLKEVTAQFQAKGWIFKVLLEPDQPEDTGDLQRLLNPQKPTRVEKKLGRNEPCSCGSGKKYKNCCGQ, from the coding sequence ATGGGAAACAAAATCACCGACATCGGCAGGATGAAAAGCATCGTCGATGAGGAAAGCCGGCTGCGAAATCTCGCCGGTAAGAAGACGGCGAAGCTGGGCACAGAAAAGAATCCGGCCGTCGTCCACGTGCGAACGGAAAAGAGACTCAAGGAAGTCACGGCCCAGTTCCAAGCAAAAGGCTGGATCTTTAAGGTCCTGTTGGAACCCGACCAGCCCGAAGATACCGGCGACCTCCAACGTTTACTCAATCCGCAAAAACCGACGAGAGTCGAAAAGAAACTTGGACGGAACGAGCCCTGCTCATGCGGCAGCGGCAAGAAGTATAAGAACTGCTGCGGCCAATAA
- a CDS encoding zinc-binding dehydrogenase: protein MKDCRAAVITAHNQPLEIQRVPIPQPLEPGALLVRIAASTLCGTDVHRWHGTLDADSLPMITGHEPCGFVEEINGERTDILGNPVKRGDRVVWSYVACGSCYYCSVALQPCICPGRASWGHNRSDQYPYLLGSCAEYMYVPPPCLIIKVPDAVSSASAAAAACAYRTVMHGFDRLGAIKSHETVVIQGSGPLGNFATAVARDHGAKQVLVIGAPAARLEVTKRMGADAVLNLEAVTDPKDRRQWVRDHTDGRGADIVIQVANNLATPEGLTLLRDGGRFVHIGAGGNGNIEARKLPQEMTFYTIRSGEPRHWLQAIDFLASRRATFPFEEMISASYTLDQVNEAMRAMASYEVVKAAIDFS, encoded by the coding sequence ATGAAGGACTGTCGCGCCGCCGTTATTACCGCTCATAACCAGCCTTTGGAGATTCAGCGGGTTCCCATTCCACAGCCGTTGGAGCCGGGCGCTCTGTTGGTGCGCATCGCAGCCTCGACGCTCTGCGGCACCGACGTGCACCGCTGGCACGGCACGCTGGATGCCGACAGCCTGCCCATGATTACCGGGCATGAGCCCTGCGGCTTCGTCGAAGAGATCAACGGTGAGCGGACCGATATTCTGGGCAATCCGGTCAAGCGCGGCGACCGGGTCGTGTGGAGCTACGTCGCCTGCGGCTCCTGTTACTATTGCAGCGTCGCGCTGCAGCCTTGCATCTGTCCCGGGCGCGCCTCCTGGGGACACAACCGATCCGACCAGTATCCGTATCTTCTCGGCAGCTGCGCCGAGTATATGTACGTTCCTCCGCCTTGCCTGATTATCAAGGTGCCCGACGCGGTCTCCTCCGCTTCGGCGGCGGCAGCCGCGTGCGCTTATCGCACCGTCATGCACGGCTTCGATCGGTTGGGAGCGATCAAGAGCCATGAGACGGTAGTCATCCAGGGCAGCGGGCCGTTGGGAAATTTCGCCACCGCAGTGGCGCGGGATCACGGCGCGAAGCAGGTGCTGGTCATCGGGGCTCCGGCGGCGCGGCTGGAGGTCACGAAGCGCATGGGCGCCGACGCGGTGCTGAATCTCGAGGCGGTGACCGATCCGAAAGACCGGCGGCAATGGGTGCGCGATCATACCGATGGCCGCGGCGCGGACATCGTGATCCAGGTCGCCAACAACCTCGCGACTCCCGAAGGGCTCACGTTGCTCAGGGACGGCGGCCGGTTCGTCCATATCGGCGCCGGCGGAAACGGCAACATCGAGGCTCGGAAGCTGCCGCAGGAGATGACCTTCTACACCATTAGATCCGGCGAGCCGCGCCACTGGCTGCAGGCGATCGACTTTCTGGCGTCGCGCCGCGCGACGTTTCCGTTCGAGGAAATGATCAGCGCGAGCTACACGCTCGACCAGGTCAACGAGGCGATGCGGGCGATGGCGAGCTACGAAGTGGTGAAGGCGGCGATCGATTTCTCTTGA